The Ptychodera flava strain L36383 chromosome 16, AS_Pfla_20210202, whole genome shotgun sequence region gggtagagttgacttttcagatcctcagattcagatcctcagattcagatcctcagatctcagacctcagatcctataacttcagacacAGATtcgaaattaaaatttcacaattttcaaaatttgatgtaatatactgataaataaaatataatttagatttgaaaaggctttagaaattattttatttctatcttgaatcttgaacttaaaaacttcgatctcagaatcagaacgtcatcagtcgaagacagggtgcgcaatgactccacttgttatgtcatcacgtgaacgttccctcatagagataaacacacccgcgatcgaacgatcaagaccgcgacgatcatgtaaatgctggctatcgacagtccgtattttaccatcgttcgcaatattgatggcgagggaatataactaatccatgttggaggccagtTACCCCAGGCTAAATCAGAATTCAGGGTCGGAAGAAGCAAAttagctaatctgtaattgtagacccgtgttcgttgaaacttgttgagcaaaaacgtttatgtagacttgtttttttttcataactgccttgtacatgtcatattcaaattatttaatttaatattgcaatcatactgttaatacgggtattgtaaaaggcttgtaaattcgaatctgcatctgaagttataggatctgaaatctgagatctgaggatctgaatctgaggatctgaggatctgaatctgaggatctgaaaagtcaactctaccgtaCATACAGTTCTGCTGTTGGTTTCCCAATTGTACTATCTTCTGGATCGTTTCCTAATCTGGGCGACGATGTTGGAAATCGAACATTGTATTTGGTGTTGTTTTCCAATAGCTCCCGCACAGGATTGTGTCGCTTTTCTGGTGCCTTTGACGGTAACTTTGCAGAATCGTCTGGAATTTCATTTCTCCTTCGTAAGATTTTCTGGGACCTTACCATGAAAATGAGCTTTCAGGATGCTTATATCTTCGTTTAAGAGGTAGCGGCGCGGCTGGCTTCCAATTGACGTCATCACCAAGTAGCGGTTCTTGTCTGAATTAATCAAACTGGCCTCAATCTGCCGTTCGAAACTGGAGTTTACAGCGTCAAATAACTTCAATCTCTGCCAACTTTTTGTCAATCTGTTTTTGTAAATCATCACGTTGTTTTCCAAGCTTATTTAATTCTGTTCGTTCATCAATATGATCTCTATGGTTTATGTCACCGCACACTTTCGCTGATACACAACGGCCGTTCGGACATTTATCACGTGTATGGTTTGATTGCATGTGACACAGTCCACATCGTCTTCGAGTAGGATCTCTCTGTACCTGAGGAATATCTGTCTGAATCGCGTCGATAGCTTTCTGTACACATTCTAATTCAACCTTTAACTCGTCCATCTCTCTTGTCTTAAGCTGTATGTCAAGTTCTTGAGGAGAGACATAATCAGGGATAGTTTCCGGAATGTTTGACTCAACTTGTGTCTCAGCCGCCGTTCCGTCACTTTCATTTACCCGCGTTTCATCGAACCTGAGTCTTTTCGGCTCCAGTGTATGCTCACCTTTGTCCTCACTTCCTTTCCTGGCACAGATTGTGGCCGTGAACAACCCTCGACAATTCCAATTTTTATCCTCAGATATTCAGCATTGGACACCGAAGCAGCGCACCGGTACATGTCACTCATGTCAAACTCGTTGTCTGATAAAGTTATCTGTGATCCCTCAtcgtttgtgtacagaacttgGAAGTCTTCGTCACACAACGATGGGACGTTGGATCGCAAACATGAATAAAACTCTGCATATCCGACTTGTTTACTCAGGTAGAACTGCCGAATTTTGTTACAGTATCGGACTTGAATTTGGTATGCCATCTTCGATGAGAACAGTACGGAAAGCTGGTGATTTCCCGCCGTACAATTCGTACAGCGCGGTGAGAAAGTTTGGATTGGCTATGCCGCAAAAATGTGGAGGGGTTGTCAGCAACTATAATAAACTTCACACTTCATGACTGATGACTGAAGTTTACTGATAACTTTGCAAAACTTGGCTTGATATTACTACTATTCACTGACTGAATGAAATACAGTGGTTTTATTCATCACTGAAGCTGTTCGTTTTCACGAAAATAATAGATCTGTAATTTTATGTGGCCTGACCTCCCCTAATTAAAATTACTCTGGCCACTTCTCGTGTAATTACTCAGTCACTGCCAAAAACAGTGAAATCATGCGGCGCCtttcatgttaatttgtttactGGATCGTCCACTAGTAGACATAATAACTTGCAACAATTACAGGCGTCACGACTGGGCATTCTGCACGGCTGGCTTTCTTTCGCtgtaaaactgcttgttttctggtacaattaacgtccaaattatccatcaaaaatagatcctgtaacttcactgtgccaccactgaatgtcgcgacggtatgcggtacagaataagacaaatctatttttagtatgccaaaaagccaggactattgttcctATGTAaaattacgaaaaaaattgttacttttttcttttgatttgaactcttgacccattttctgtgtgagtgcagcaggtatttttgacaagtatcgttcgtgttgcatgcgaataaaatgcaatgccgatatggacgtaatgcgtatttgTCGTAGtatactgtgtgcctgtacggaatcccaacttataaaaatgctcggtctcagGCGCAGAATTTCcaacgttcgatctctcagacgtccgttttctgcatttggcgcttagagtgatgaaaatacccaagtaagacaacaaatacacgcaagttgatataatataatagcaataacccccttcgcagtcgggtatacactcgattttggtacaattcgctccatatagcactcgcctatcggctcgtgctatatgtcgcgcattgtaccaaaatctcgtgtataccctcctgcggcgggggttattgcttaattaaacTATCGTTATAGCATTCGTTGTATGTAATATGTCCGGAAATCGGCGACAGATTTCCACAATATTCGGTCTACATTACTTTGTACTCCTTGGTAAAatatatgagaacagaaattaGAAAGGTGttagtgttgttgttgtataTTGTTTATTTACGTGTCCTATGTGGACTTATCCATCATAGAAGTTACAAAAGAAGTGCTTTCTATTGCCACATCCAGCTCGCTGGGCTTGTAAGATACTACTACATATCACCTTGAAGAAAAAAAggaatacattatttgtaaagtgtGTTTTTTCTTCTCGAAAATGCCTCATAAAGCTCGATGGGCTATATCATTACaacatattgtcaaaattgaCTTGTTTTCCTTGCTTAATATAAGTCATTAAAATCTGGCGTAACAGTCGATATCTTGTGTAAAATGACTTGCTAGGTAAGTATTCATAAGTATGGCTACAAGTTGAAGGTACATAAACGCTTTTCTTTCTCTTGCCTCAACTGATACGAGAGCATGCCACCTACTCCTTAATAAGGGAGGAAATGCaacaataaacacgattggaactaatttgggataattggatctttatatttttcaaatttctcaaaagtgttaggtgccctatggctgaatgttgcgatattacaattactcaataaaacaagtgtgtaacttaaaaacaaaagcagatgaggttacatttgcagattatgtcgacattacttcaccatccaattatccaaaattagttcaaatcctGTTCATATTTAATTTATCAATGAATCGAATCATTTCCTGGGTTCTTCAGCGTTGTTGTTCAGAATACATCTAACACAGCATCCCTTAGGTGCATGAGATCTTCTTTTGTGTTGTAGATATTCACCGATACCCGACACCAAAGTTGACACTGAACTTCAACAGGTGCACACAGGACGCGGTGTTTGTCGTAAATATTAGCCAGGATGTCTATCGCCCACTGGTCGGTAGTGTCGTACTTAACGTCGGACGTAGGTAGTCTCACTAATCTCATGTTAGGAGCCATCATGTTAGCCGGAACAGCCAGTGTTTCAGTTCCCCATGCTTCTGCCAGCATTGGAATACCCCACTCCAGAAGAGAATTTGTGTACTCGTGTATTGCACCCTGTAAAGAGATCTGTGCCGATAACTAATGCGTTTGCATCAAGGCCTGTGATATCTACCTGCAAGGTGAAATTGTAAATACAATGTGTTTCCTAGACTTTGATGGCGATTGCAGTTtgaatagggccgttcacagtttacgtcactgttctctcattaatatgcaaaaatagatatttgtccgcatttttagattacgcttttgaaaattacgcatgcaagaacgacgaaaatacatctcagtgggcgactgctagtgtaacagtgaatactaaaatatatattcacgaatcagagtacaagctgcaaaaacagccatgcatgcaacattgataaaatttgtccgcatttcaagctgcgtgtccgatgtcgcgcgcgtacagctatatttagtaacaaacctgtaaccgtgaacagcgctattgtacTACGTCATAGTATACGAGAACATCTGGTAACAAAATAGTGACATCAACAGTAACCGTATACAGGCAAAATAAAAGAAACTGACCAAACAAAGTAGGTACAAACAAATCCATGCGGCCCAACTGTACTCCACATTGACCGAGTAGCCCTAACTGCTTCAATTTCTTTATCATACAAGTTGAGTAGTATTCATCGGGCCAATAGGCCATGGTAATTATAAACAGAAAAAAGGATAGACCCAATTATCTCGTCCCTTAACTACACACAAATGGATTTGCTATTCCCTGTGAGGTATTTAATCGCCGTACCATTCCTCCGATATCTGTGTAGAACTTGATCGCAGCCGGTGCAGACAGGTAAGTGCTATTATCCTGAGTTCCCCGTTGAAAGAACTGTTTTTGCATAGACTGCTTGCAGTTGTGGGAGGTGACCAGGGGTTTGATGATGTTGTGGTGTTTTGGATTGATCCATAGAAATGCAGCACCTCTAGGCGTGTACAGCCACTTATGTAAGTCTCCTGTAAATCAAAGATCCTTCTTGTAAAGGTCTCCTTGTGTAGTTATCAACAGCTACACGAAATCACACGACAAGTAAGCCCAGCGAAACGTTTCttttaaacatttaattttgtcaaaggtGGTAATCGAAGCTCGATGATTTGGTCAGAAATTCTGAAgttataaaaatgtttcaatcaGACAAATTCAACGTACACTATTCCCCATGTACACATTTAGCAATCGCTGATCTCACCTGTATAATAATCTGGCTGTAGTTCCTCAATGTTCAATGCAATCTGACCTGGAGCGTGTGCACCATCTATGAACGTCTGTACCCCAATTTCGCGGCACAACTTAATCAGTTCTTTGATTGGTATGACCAATGCAGTGGAACTGGTGATATGATCTATGATGGCTATCTTTATGGAGGAATTTGATGACAAAATATCCCTGTAGTTTTGAATGAACTCTTCTTTGCTGTTGATTGGAAATCTTACATTCAATGTCAACACCCGAGCATCTGTaagtgaattgaaaaaaaaatgaaagcgaATCCGGTAAGATTCAAATGTTTTGATCCTGTTGTTTTGCACATTTTATACAATTTTCACACCATGCAACAAATCATACAGAGTTAAGGTGAgagaaatgatttgttattcTTACAGAACATGATATAAAATCGGTTAGAAAATAATTATACAAATAATTTATCATGTGACGAATTTCTGATTTCGCAGTAAATCAACCATTGCTATAGTCAGCACCCCCTTTGTTGATATAATTACTCATGATAAGAaagagcattttcaaaatttctttttgaaagtCATCGTAATTATACAATGGTTATATGTTTTGAAGTAAATACAAATGAGTGATTGACGTATAGATTGAGAGTACGTTTATCAACTTATTTGCCGATACAAAACGCCACATTAACCTAGCTACAAGTATCAGTATACATGGTTTGCCCTCATGATGAACTCACCAGAGATGCTCATTTCACACGCAGCGTCTGCAGCGTTAACCATCGATGGATAGGTCACATTGCTTGTAAGTATCTTGTCATCTTTAGCCAGTCTTAACGAATTGAGTACTGTGCTGATTGCtgtaatcaaaatgaaaatagaaaTGATTTTCGCCGGgaaaattgtaaagaaaaagaaatggcaGATGCTCGttgatggtacatgtacatttgatggaatctttggtgatttttccggcattttttgtatttttaaatacatCTTTTTGCTTTGAACACAATGTTAATTCGTTTTCAACTGAACGTTTGTCCGGACTTGAACTCGATTACAGTGCAGCCATAACAATTTTAAACATTGTACACAATAAACGGTGCGATGAGTAGAAGAAAATGCACGTGTTTCTTAGAAGAGAAATAATGAAGATATCATCAAACGTTATAACTATTACTCCTTTTACTATGCTATTGCGATATATTTGTAACCACATCACATAACTGGCATCTCTGTGTTAGATGTTGTCAATCAATACCATGACGCAGACTAAAACCAATGTAACAGTTTCAGAATCCACAAGAAGCTTTCCGAATACTATTCCTTCAAATCCAAGGTACAAAAATCAAGTGTACCACAATTAAACTGGGGAAAAACTCTTCAGATGTCGATGTAAAAGCTAAAACTAATTGTCTTATTTACGAAATGATATTCACCAGTTGTTACATTTGGTATGAAAACTATATCGTTTGTGTCTGCACCAACAAACTGTGCAACTTGAACGCATGCTGCCTGGTGGTATTTAGCACAATTGAACATCTGGAAAAGATCCGGATTTTGCTCGCTTTCTACtagaaatctaaaaaaaaaaatacattcaaTGAATTACAAACGCAAGTTTGACATTTTTAGCATAAATTAACTGTATAAATACACATACGGCCACAAACTATTTAAAGTCTCTTTTATTGAAAATAGACCAGAAAAGCGAACAATCAGACGTGGCTGAGGAGAGGAAAAGACTTTACATATCTCTGTCATGATATGGTAAGAACATCTCCCATATaaatttggtcatttttcatgttttttaaagaaagacatGAAAACTGTGAAACACAAGCAGGCACCATAGCGAAAGAAAAAGAGGCAAGGTCATTGCCCTACCAATTAAATAACTCAAGAAATTACAGAATGCATATGTCGTCGCGTCAGTGCAGTCAGGTCGTAACTGCAAATTCAGAATTTAACATCTAATGCAATAAACGAGGTGGCAAGTTGTTTTTTCATGGTTCTGGGCAAAACATACCTGTATCTTGCGTCAAAAACTTGTTTTGGCACAGCGCCAAAAGAACCATGGTTACACGGTGTGATGTCATCATAGAAGAAAAACTCTGCTTTTCGCATCTCTTTCCCGAACTTGATTTTGGACAGAGGAACATTTTGCGATTTCCTTCTGACATAGGCCAGAGCAGCCAAACTGATTCCCAAGGTTGAAGCAAGTGCTATACTTATGACTGCTTCCATCGAAGTCATCACTGCAAATGGCGATTTACTGTGGACAGAACAAAATAATGAACATTCCGTATGCGGTCAAAAGTTACACCgattatatttgaaaatttgatttatgCTGTGCATTAAATGTATACTATGCTTGTGCATGGTTGTAGATAACCTGTGTACATGCCCGGTTTATAAATTATCATTACTGATTTTACAATCCATAATGCAGTGTTGCCGCaaggacgcgcccttgcgacaatgtcccccaAACGGAACCCATTGTCCTGCATTCGGGTCACCTCGGGCGCACTCATAAGTCGACTGTGTTCAATgggtgtagtctgcaagtaatatctgttactgacgatGATCATTTTGAGGCTTATATTTACATACTTTCGATTAAAAGTAACTAAAACGCTGCACTTGGTTGCAGTCCGACTGAGCTCTGACTGGAGGCAGATACGGTATGCTGTTAGAGTATGTCTGAAATTAAAGCATAACAACGCTGCCCCGGTAccgtgaattttgttttgtgaaactaacttataataaaatgatacaaaatttgagtgacaactgacgcatgttgtccccaaaatgtgcaaaatgtctcCAAATATAAACGtgagtgggacacagtgtcccctggtTTAAAACTCCTGGCTGCAACTGCATAATGTCGTTGTCAAAGGTACATTTAGTACACTGTATGTACTTAAACACTTATTGTGCACATAGGAGAACCTTGAGACATGTCTAGGATCAAGCAATGTTTAACAAAGTTCCATTGCGcctttttgagaaaaatatcaaatcaaccgATTTGTGAATAATGCACAGAAAATTCTCACAACAAGTTAACGAAAATCATAGTAAATATCACGGTATAAACTGAAACTTTCGAAAATGGTCAGTGGTAATGCTGTTACGTGATTCAAGGATGCAACTCTTATTTTCTGGAACTTGTTTAATAATATTCACCAGTGTGAATTAGTATATGGCAAAGTAGATATAAACTAAAGTAAGCCGTCAGCGGAATCTTTCCCACCAAACATCGATGATACAATTGGCATAAGATCAGTTTCGGGTACGAAAGTAGTTCGTGTGAAAAATAGTGCGGACCTTTGAGTCTTGATACCTGCATTGATCCTTATTTGGTTTGagcttgaatttgaaaaaaaaaaattgcaaagatTATCGTCTGCTTGAATCAAAACAAAGACTTGTGAAACATGGTTTTAGCATTCTAGGTTGATATGTGGGGTTATATTAAAAGCCCATGAAAATCTCAACAATGAGTATTAATCTCTACAAAAATATTACCCGGCGCCATTTTATcactgaacacgattggaactaatttgggatgattggatcttcatatttttcaaatcattcaacagtgttaggtgccatatagctgaatgttgcaatataacattacaaattaGGCCTACTCATACAAACAAGTGTGTTGCTTAAAaatgaaaagcagatgagcttaaatttgcaggTTACGACGACTTTACTTCACCAtcgatccaattatcccaaattacttccaatcgtgttacggAGTCAATGTTTTCGATGGATCACACGAAAAAGTAATCAGTAGGCCTACTTACCCTGACATTGATTTAACACCTGTCAAGAGGGTttgtgccgctgaatgtttaatcaaagtgagacttgagtggacaccgtgggtcatcagtatgtattagggagatggtgcagtggcaaagaatgtgaaattttcagaagagttactttcagaatgtgcttaggaatacaattcagaataatattcagacactcactatgtgagataatattctgtatattctagaagtaacaagtcattgacaatgacatagtccccacttgtaataggagtattaatctcgatggggcagggaaatgaggtcattaagaagtatcactggagtgtatatgttcagatctatggacacataggtctatgtcattgttcccattttgaaacaagaggcatgtctaagttatggttctaaatcgggaaaaaagatcagacctctagctgtattggcctgccaagaaatacatatgttcataataaatgaggtacaagatgtgacatcttaaggtctactatcctatcaaaattgaagcgtaaagaacttgtggttactgagttatgcatatatatgcatattcaaggtcaaaggtcatcaaggtcacgtgacattttgaaaaaaaaaacattgtattgctaattaatctatatatgccaaaattcagacctctagctcta contains the following coding sequences:
- the LOC139114527 gene encoding uncharacterized protein isoform X1; translated protein: MTSMEAVISIALASTLGISLAALAYVRRKSQNVPLSKIKFGKEMRKAEFFFYDDITPCNHGSFGAVPKQVFDARYRFLVESEQNPDLFQMFNCAKYHQAACVQVAQFVGADTNDIVFIPNVTTAISTVLNSLRLAKDDKILTSNVTYPSMVNAADAACEMSISDARVLTLNVRFPINSKEEFIQNYRDILSSNSSIKIAIIDHITSSTALVIPIKELIKLCREIGVQTFIDGAHAPGQIALNIEELQPDYYTGDLHKWLYTPRGAAFLWINPKHHNIIKPLVTSHNCKQSMQKQFFQRGTQDNSTYLSAPAAIKFYTDIGGMISLQGAIHEYTNSLLEWGIPMLAEAWGTETLAVPANMMAPNMRLVRLPTSDVKYDTTDQWAIDILANIYDKHRVLCAPVEVQCQLWCRVSVNIYNTKEDLMHLRDAVLDVF
- the LOC139114527 gene encoding uncharacterized protein isoform X2 — encoded protein: MTSMEAVISIALASTLGISLAALAYVRRKSQNVPLSKIKFGKEMRKAEFFFYDDITPCNHGSFGAVPKQVFDARYRFLVESEQNPDLFQMFNCAKYHQAACVQVAQFVGADTNDIVFIPNVTTAISTVLNSLRLAKDDKILTSNVTYPSMVNAADAACEMSISDARVLTLNVRFPINSKEEFIQNYRDILSSNSSIKIAIIDHITSSTALVIPIKELIKLCREIGVQTFIDGAHAPGQIALNIEELQPDYYTGDLHKWLYTPRGAAFLWINPKHHNIIKPLVTSHNCKQSMQKQFFQRGTQDNSTYLSAPAAIKFYTDIGGMGAIHEYTNSLLEWGIPMLAEAWGTETLAVPANMMAPNMRLVRLPTSDVKYDTTDQWAIDILANIYDKHRVLCAPVEVQCQLWCRVSVNIYNTKEDLMHLRDAVLDVF